Genomic DNA from Brenneria izadpanahii:
TCCTAAATGCTTAAGTTGAGTATTTAAGTGGGTAATAACCATTGGAGGGGTTTCATTACAGATCTCTTACGTATAGACGGTATTCCCGGGATAATACCGTGATAGCAAGTTAGTGATCTGTTAGTGATCTGTTATCATCAGGATAATGGCTATTTAGCCATCTTAGATAAATTCTTAGTTCCCAACGACTGCGGTTGCCTATTTTTATTGGCTTAGGGAAGAGACCACTAGCCATAAGCTTGTAGAAGAAGGCCCGAGAGAGTCCGGAGTGCTGACATAGATATTTCATGTCAACTAAGCGATCTGCCGGGTTTTCGTCAAGAGAGATTGCGTTCATTTTATTCACCTCGCTGTTTTTAAATTCGAGATGAAGCATAAACACTGGTAGTAAAAATTACTTGGTAAGAAATTTATCCAAAAAACTTACTAACTACATCAGCGTTGATTGCACAGTGATGTTGCGTGACTATGATTCAGGTCGCAGAGGCTTTAGCAATAGTTCTAACCATGAAAAAATTATGAAAACCGATATGATAGAAAGTGTATGTATTGCCTGAATAACTTATTATTATGGTTTCGTTAATTTTGTAGTTTTTTTGATAAAGCCGTAAAGTAGCCTATGGGATGGACTCTTACTCTAACCGCGAAGAGAACTGCGTAAATCATGTATCTATGGAAACATGAATATAAATTACTTTTACCTACTTGGTGTTTTTTATTAACTCCTCAATAGTCATCGTTTTAAGATTTTCATTTTTCTGAATTGCTATTGATAGTTGTTCTAGCCTGCCATCGTTAAAAGTAAGATCAAAAGTTTTAAGTTTTGTTGCCTTGAAATTAGAACCATCAAATTCGACATATTTATTTGGCGTATCTATATCTTCAAGACTTAATAGTTTGTTGACTTGAGATAAGGGTATCTGAATGCCATTAATTCTTTGCCAAATTAATAGGTCAGCAATAGGTATTACTTGGTTTCTAAATATATCAATTATTTTATTTTTAGGGAGCGGTTTTTCCGTGTAATTGAATTTTTTTTCTATTTTATATCTTTCTCGTAAAGTTGAAATTGTGTTTTTGAATGAATCGATTAATTGTGCATCTGTGTATCCTTCTAAATCGACATATAAATAAACATGGTCGACATAAGGCTTTTGAAGGCTTGTTAATGTATCTGCTTTATTTGGCTCATCATCGTCTGTAATGTGTTTAATATAAGGAGAATGAAAGTCACGTAATTTTAGATTTTGATAAATATTCTCAATGTGCGATACCGTTAATTCATATACTGGCGATTTAATTTCTATGGTTCTATTTTCTATATTAAAGCATAATGATTTATTTTCTTCTTTTGATATATCTTCTAGTTGGGAGGTTTCTTGATAAGTGTTTTTTCTTATTTCTGGTTTTCCAGAGATAATATCAATGTATGATTTTTTTATGCCAGGGAAGTCAATAAGTTCCTCATGCGAAGAAAATCCGATAAGCTCAAGACGAGCGTATAATTCATCTAACATATCCGCGATGGTTAATTTCCGAACAAAGTTGTAATTTTTTATATTAAACCAACTCACATCCTCTCGTGTGGCCTTATGTTTCTTTGTAGTGGGGGATGTTAACATTTTCGTATATATGTTTTCTTTCATTATTCTTTCCCTTTTTTATCATTTAAATATATTATTGAATTAATGTCTTGTTTTTTAAATTCCTATCTTTTGTCTAGCATTGGAGTGAACCTGTTTTTTCTGAATTTAATTTTGACTGTTGTTTTATCGCTTGATTGAGGCAGCAAATCCATAAATCATACCGTAAATACAATTTAGTATCTGCTATTTCTGCTATTAATAGCAGAAATAGCAGATACTGAACAGCATACACCACGTATGATTTAAGAGTCTATACCAGTACAGGCTATGATGCTGTCAGTTTGGACACGAACAGCGTGCAGAAACTGGAGCATACTGGTAGCACATGAGAATGTTGAGTAAAATGAAATAGGCTAAATGGGATAGCTTCTATGTCTATCACTATGTTCTTTATGTAATGAAAAAGAGATTATAATCATTGAGTGTACGGTTGAAAGTATTCGATGATAATTGGTAAGTGATATTTTCCTCTTGGTGAAATATAACAAATTTGCGAATTTTGATATATGTACCCACCGTTTTTTTGATGATTAGCTCATCAATGTAAAATATAGTTTTGTTTTTTATTGGAAAAAATAAATACACCATTTAGACGTAATTATCAACACGGATTTTTATTATTTTATGGCCTTTGAGTTAAATAAAAAATATAAGAGTGGTGTTGTAAGTCGTGTGGTTATCTTCTCTTTGGTGAAATAAAACGCGCCTTCATTGAAGGCGCGTTTTTACTATTGCTACGTATGGTAAGTCAAAATACTGATTTATTTTGTACTTTATAGTAAACAAAAATTGTTTTTCCATATGGTGCTACTTGAATTTTTCCAGTGTCATGCAAGTATCTAAGCGCGGATTCAAAGCGTGTGTATTGGCGTAATGAGTTTGGGCCGTACTGACGTATATGGTTTTTTTTAATGGGTTGAAAGTTATTCATATGAAAACGTTCTATCAACCATTCATAGAGCACATTAGCATCTGAGATGTACTGTGGTTCTGGGGTTAGGATTCGTAAAGCTTCACTTAGATACCACTGGCAGACGGCAACAGCATTTTCCACGTTTTCTAATGTTATATCTCCATCTTCGTTGCTAAAATAATGAAAGAGAGCGGCCATGCGAGCTATTTTATTTCCTTCTTTGCTTGCAAAATCACGAATAGAGAAATAGTCACCATTAACACCAACTCTACGTTCAATCTGATCACACAAATATATCCATCGATTTTTAGCGTCAGGAGAGAAATGTAATAATGTGCGATTTTTATTCTTGGATGTAAGTGTTCCTAAATAATGGTTTAACATCTGGTTAAGACGTGAGTAATAAGGGAGAATAAGATTGTGGTAGTTATTATTCATGTTTCCTATACGGGTGCCAATTGTTGATATCGGAAAGGAAAAGAAAAAACGAGCTAAAAAGCCACTGCCCCTAACTTGTTCGTGCGCATGTTTAAGGTACTTATGCAATGGCGCATTTTGCACCATTATATTTGCACTCAGCCGAGATCCGAATATTTTATAGCTCTCAGAATGACGACGTGTGACAGAAATCGGCATTCCATCCCATAACTCGTTGAGCAATGCCAAATTTTTAAACGCTTGGCTGTTTATTATTTCTCCACCTTCGGATGAGTGTAGTGCTAATGATCCTCCACCTGTGTGTAATAAATGTTGCAAGGCCGCCGGTGTTATATCGTTAGCTAATAGTTGCACTTTTCTCGGTAGCTGTGGTTCATTCTGAAAATGCTCCATTAGCTGTGCTTTTACATCATCTGTTGGCAATTTTTTTCTTGTATTGTTTTTGAGGTTGTTTTTTATTGCGCTTAATTCCATTTCCCAAATATCTAATTCAAATTTGTATTTTTTTAAATCTTCTTGATGTTTTAAATAAGCGATTTTTTCATGTTCATGAATCGGCTGCATAAATATTTTATCAACCGTTGATTTCCTTTCCCCCGATTCTGCAACTGTTAAAAAATTGCATGAGACTGGGAATGTAAGCCCATCCTTAGGGCTTACATCAATCATCCCTTGAGCTAATAGTGCTATGGGGGCCATTGCCGAAGCAAAGATAAGAGGTATTGGTGCTTGGGTTTTACTACTTACTGCACTAATAGCATCTCGGAGCACATCTGGAATTTTTTCTGAAGGAAAAGTTGGATTTTCTAAATGAGAGTTAGGGGCTACCATATTGGTATTCGCTAAATAATTCATTTTATCACCTTTGTTTTGTCACAATGATTTATTTCGGAGTTTATTAATAAATGAGATTTCATTTTTAATCAAAGTGTTATTAATCAAGTTTTCAGGGGAGGACATAAGTTGACTTCAGTAGACAATGGTGAACATATATGGAATGGGGGGCAGTAAGTGGCGAGTCAGGTATTGATGTTAATTCTGTGTTTTTATCTATGAATCAAAAATAAAATAACAATATATTATTTTATGGATATCGCGCATAGGCTTTGGTCATCAGGTAATTTATATGACATATCCTGTCGTCTTGGTGGATTTTATGTATAAAAATCAATCATATTAGTCGACACATCCTGTCTGTTCTACCCATTACAGTAATCGCTCCTAAACGATTATTGAGGATAGATGATGGCAGTTTATCGGCTAGATCCTGATTTGGCTTTGCTAAGCCAATGCAGTAATGAAGACCTTCAACTGCTGGTTGAATTGTTAACCATTGATAGTAAGGACGGTGAAAAACGCTGGTCGGAGACGTTAACCAGCTCAAGCGAATATCAGCGTTTTTACCCGGATCACAGCAAATACTGGACGTCGATTGGCGCAGAGTTACAAACTTTTGGCGCAAACACGTTAGTCAGTTTGGTGCGCGGTGGACAGGGCGTTCTTTACCGTGAAATTTTGTGCGATGTCTGTGACAAGCTGGATGTTAATTACAATAAAAACAGCACGACGGAGTCGATTGAACTTAATCTGCTCATGAAAGTACTGGAAAAAAGTCTGGACAACATGACACCAGATGAACTAGCGATGTTGTCTAAAAATATGCAACTCGATTTAACCAGCCCAACACCACAACTCATTCTTATCGCTATACAGGCAGCCATTCGCACCTCTTCTGTTGCCGCTTTGGAACTCGCAACAACATTGGCAGCCAGCGTGATCACCGCACTCGGCGGGATCGCGACCTGGGGTACCGTGTTCGTTGCGTCTCGCGCCCTTTCAGTTCTCGCTGGCCCCGTCGGTTTGGCGCTCAGTTCAGCCTGGATGCTGTCGGATATTGCGGGCCCTGCATACCGTGTCACGATCCCTGCCTGCATCGTTATCGCCTGGCTACGTCAGAAAAATCTTACCCAATATTGATTTATTCCGTGTATGCCAAAAGGGATGCACGGAATTTATACAGGAATTAAAGCCATGCCTGAACAGGGAAAACGTTACGACCGGCTCGCCAGTCGCCTGGCTATTTTAGTCAGCAGGCTCTTCATGGGGGAGTCTCTGTCAGTCAAACAACTGGCTTTGGAATTCAATGTCTCGGAAAGAACGATTCAGAGAGATTTACGACAGCGGTTACAATATCTGGATACCGAATTAAAAGATGGATACTTGCGGCTTTCTGATGCCAGGGGGCCATTTCGTACCGATCACGATATCATTACGTTTGCGCGTATTACCCATGTAGCACAATTTTTCCCTGCACTGGATAAAAAGTTGCTTTCCGTTTTGCTGGATGCAGGACAGGACTCTCCCTATATCGTCTATAACGCGCCGCCACGAAATGTTCCTTCTTTGTTCGGTGGGTTTTATGCCATCACACAGGCTATAGTTAAAAACCGCTTAATCAACTTTTTACATAATGGTCGCAGACACATCGCCATTGCCCCCTATCGCCTTATTTACTTTGATG
This window encodes:
- a CDS encoding helix-turn-helix transcriptional regulator yields the protein MLHLEFKNSEVNKMNAISLDENPADRLVDMKYLCQHSGLSRAFFYKLMASGLFPKPIKIGNRSRWELRIYLRWLNSHYPDDNRSLTDH
- a CDS encoding DUF6387 family protein, which produces MKENIYTKMLTSPTTKKHKATREDVSWFNIKNYNFVRKLTIADMLDELYARLELIGFSSHEELIDFPGIKKSYIDIISGKPEIRKNTYQETSQLEDISKEENKSLCFNIENRTIEIKSPVYELTVSHIENIYQNLKLRDFHSPYIKHITDDDEPNKADTLTSLQKPYVDHVYLYVDLEGYTDAQLIDSFKNTISTLRERYKIEKKFNYTEKPLPKNKIIDIFRNQVIPIADLLIWQRINGIQIPLSQVNKLLSLEDIDTPNKYVEFDGSNFKATKLKTFDLTFNDGRLEQLSIAIQKNENLKTMTIEELIKNTK
- a CDS encoding YfjI family protein: MNYLANTNMVAPNSHLENPTFPSEKIPDVLRDAISAVSSKTQAPIPLIFASAMAPIALLAQGMIDVSPKDGLTFPVSCNFLTVAESGERKSTVDKIFMQPIHEHEKIAYLKHQEDLKKYKFELDIWEMELSAIKNNLKNNTRKKLPTDDVKAQLMEHFQNEPQLPRKVQLLANDITPAALQHLLHTGGGSLALHSSEGGEIINSQAFKNLALLNELWDGMPISVTRRHSESYKIFGSRLSANIMVQNAPLHKYLKHAHEQVRGSGFLARFFFSFPISTIGTRIGNMNNNYHNLILPYYSRLNQMLNHYLGTLTSKNKNRTLLHFSPDAKNRWIYLCDQIERRVGVNGDYFSIRDFASKEGNKIARMAALFHYFSNEDGDITLENVENAVAVCQWYLSEALRILTPEPQYISDANVLYEWLIERFHMNNFQPIKKNHIRQYGPNSLRQYTRFESALRYLHDTGKIQVAPYGKTIFVYYKVQNKSVF
- a CDS encoding DUF3944 domain-containing protein, which codes for MAVYRLDPDLALLSQCSNEDLQLLVELLTIDSKDGEKRWSETLTSSSEYQRFYPDHSKYWTSIGAELQTFGANTLVSLVRGGQGVLYREILCDVCDKLDVNYNKNSTTESIELNLLMKVLEKSLDNMTPDELAMLSKNMQLDLTSPTPQLILIAIQAAIRTSSVAALELATTLAASVITALGGIATWGTVFVASRALSVLAGPVGLALSSAWMLSDIAGPAYRVTIPACIVIAWLRQKNLTQY
- a CDS encoding helix-turn-helix transcriptional regulator yields the protein MPEQGKRYDRLASRLAILVSRLFMGESLSVKQLALEFNVSERTIQRDLRQRLQYLDTELKDGYLRLSDARGPFRTDHDIITFARITHVAQFFPALDKKLLSVLLDAGQDSPYIVYNAPPRNVPSLFGGFYAITQAIVKNRLINFLHNGRRHIAIAPYRLIYFDGEWYLATEKQNHIKVFNLVAITDVAMTISSFSKKEKMRRIFQDKRFITALPHFQYICELICE